A stretch of the Phycodurus eques isolate BA_2022a chromosome 15, UOR_Pequ_1.1, whole genome shotgun sequence genome encodes the following:
- the rapgef1b gene encoding rap guanine nucleotide exchange factor 1b isoform X10 translates to MSGKIESKQDSQRSHLSSFTMKLMDKFHSPKIKRTPSKKGKQLQPEPAAKSTEKPANKKVSRLEEHEKEVVSALRYFKTIVDKMVVEKKVLEMLPGSASKVLEAILPLVQGEARIQHSSALSSCHNRVYQSLANLIRWADQVMLDGIDLDDKENVTSVTNVIKAVLDGVKELVKLTIEKQEQPSPTSPNKPTPPVTTAESSSVPSEVASIERESEVLKTTAPAAAPSEAPSGVTDEDVAPPKPPLPEAKMAELRAQLRCDAGQRKPTHKENPPPALPPKKRQSAPSPTRVAVVAPMSRGSSLPCTVHRQQHDYEQQFLQRRFSGGSQSYGGDSPRLSPSSSMGKLSKSDEQLSSMEQDSGQCSRNTSCETLDNTENYDPDYDFLHQDLSVGDNLPPIPVGGCLSPLPESHSESSSPVRGQHPSHPRFSAPPPQQPPEYWTPQPGRPNPLSRISAPPALPQKKRRSTQTPPFPDGGSKVYERYPSQYDNLSEEEPPPFPLFTPISPMPQTNGGAFVTQYICGENADVAASPPPLPEKKSRHILQYMQFVEDYSEPQPSVFYQMPQSESIYEQRNKRFQEVYGFNDSFSSTDSVHEPLLPPALPPKQRQLSVDQAALTNAAVPDGGGGGPGPGPGGSPSRSATSVAACPPSGSSLGDSLHVETIADDMLQDPAPPLPSTNSKEATEVERRQKSAESAEDSEENVDELSLIDHKEIMSRITLKQENDDGPDVRAGSGDILLVHATETDRKDLVLYCEAFLTTYRTFITPEDLIKKLHYRYTSFCHSPDTFKKRVSKNTFFVLVRVVDELCLVELTEDILKQLMDLVFTLVCNGELSLARVLRKNILDKVEQKKLLRYTNSLKPLAARGVSARPGTLHDFRSHEIADQLTLLDAELFYKIEIPEVLLWAKEQNEEKSPNLTQFTEHFNNMSYWVRSLIIQQEKAQDREKLLLKFIKIMKHLRKLNNFNSYLAILSALDSAPIRRLEWQKQTSEGLEEYCTLIDSSSSFRAYRAALAEVEPPCIPYLGLILQDLTFVHLGNPDFIDGKVNFSKRWQQFNILDSMRRFQQVHYELKRNDDIVSFFNDFSDHLAEEALWELSLKIKPRNIARRKTERDEKT, encoded by the exons ACTCTCAGCGGTCCCATCTGTCCTCATTTACCATGAAGCTGATGGACAAGTTCCATTCTCCCAAGATCAAGAGGACGCCATCCAAGAAAGGCAAGCAACTGCAGCCCGAGCCTGCGGCCAAGAGCACTGAAAAGCCTGCTAACAAG AAGGTGAGCCGGCTGGAGGAGCACGAGAAGGAGGTGGTCAGCGCCCTTCGCTACTTCAAGACCATCGTGGACAAGATGGTGGTGGAGAAGAAGGTGCTGGAgatgctccccggctcggccaGCAAGGTGCTGGAGGCCATCCTGCCTCTGGTTCAGGGGGAGGCCCGCATACAGCACAG TTCAGCGTTGTCTTCCTGCCACAACCGCGTGTACCAGAGTCTCGCCAACCTCATCCGCTGGGCCGACCAGGTGATGCTGGACGGCATCGACCTGGACGACAAGGAGAACGTGACGTCGGTCACCAACGTCATCAAAGCGGTGCTGGACGGCGTGAAG GAGCTGGTGAAGCTGACCATTGAGAAACAAGAGCAGCCGTCGCCCACCAGCCCCAACAAACCGACGCCGCCCGTAACTACGGCGGAGAG CAGCAGCGTTCCTTCAGAGGTGGCCTCGATAGAGCGGGAGTCGGAGGTGCTGAAGACGACTGCTCCGGCAGCGGCTCCCTCCGAGGCCCCCTCGGGTGTAACCGACGAGGACGTAGCCCCCCCGAAACCCCCGCTTCCCGAAGCCAAGATGGCAGAGCTCAG AGCACAGTTGCGTTGTGACGCTGGCCAAAGGAAGCCCACACACAAGGAGAA CCCTCCGCCAGCCCTCCCGCCGAAGAAGCGGCAGTCTGCCCCATCGCCGACACGCGTGGCGGTGGTCGCCCCCATGAGCCGGGGATCCAGCTTGCCCTGCACTGTCCACAGACAG CAGCATGACTACGAGCAGCAGTTCCTCCAGCGGCGCTTCTCAGGGGGCAGCCAGTCGTACGGGGGTGACTCCCCACGTCTGTCCCCCAGCAGTAGCATGGGCAAACTCAGCAAGTCGGACGAGCAGCTTTCCTCCATGGAACAGGACAGCGGTCAGTGTTCCCGGAACACCAGCTGCGAGACGCTCG ACAACACCGAAAACTACGACCCCGACTACGACTTCCTCCACCAGGACCTGTCTGTTGGGGACAACCTGCCCCCAATCCCGGTGGGCGGTTGCCTCAGCCCGCTGCCCGAGTCTCACAGCGAGTCGTCCTCGCCGGTCCGCGGGCAGCATCCGTCGCACCCCCGCTTCAGCGCGCCTCCCCCCCAGCAACCGCCCGAGTACTGGACGCCGCAGCCCGGCCGCCCCAACCCCTTGTCACGCATCAGCGCGCCGCCCGCGCTGCCCCAGAAGAAGCGGCGCAGCACGCAGACGCCGCCCTTCCCCGACGGCGGCTCCAAGGTGTACGAGCGCTACCCCTCCCAGTACGACAACTTGTCCGAGGAGGAGCCGCCTCCCTTCCCGCTTTTCACGCCCATCTCGCCCATGCCGCAGACGAACGGCGGCGCGTTCGTCACGCAGTACATTTGCGGAGAGAACGCAGACGTGGCCGCCAGCCCGCCACCGCTGCCAGAAAAGAAAAGCAGACACA TCCTGCAGTACATGCAGTTTGTGGAGGACTACTCGGAGCCGCAGCCGTCCGTCTTCTACCAGATGCCGCAGAGCGAGAGCATCTACGAGCAGCGCAACAAGCGCTTCCAGGAAGTCTACGGCTTCAACGACTCGTTCAGCAGCACCGACTCGGTCCACGAGCCGCTCCTGCCGCCCGCGCTGCCGCCCAAGCAACGCCAACTG AGCGTGGACCAGGCCGCCTTGACCAACGCCGCCGTTCCCGACGGCGGCGGGGGAGGACCCGGGCCTGGGCCCGGGGGCTCGCCGTCCCGCTCGGCGACCTCTGTGGCGGCCTGTCCTCCCTCCGGGTCGTCTCTCGGCGACTCGCTTCACGTG GAAACCATCGCCGATGACATGCTACAAGACCCCGCCCCTCCGTTGCCATCCACCAATAGCAAAGAGGCTACGGAAGTGGAAAG AAGGCAAAAGTCAGCGGAGTCGGCAGAGGACAGCGAGGAGAACGTGGACGAGCTTTCCCTCATCGATCACAAGGAGATCATGAGCAGGATAACACTAAAACAGGAA AATGATGACGGGCCGGATGTGCGTGCTGGATCGGGCGACATTTTGTTAGTCCACGCCACAGAGACGGACCGCAAAG ATCTCGTTTTGTACTGTGAAGCCTTTTTGACGACATATAGGACGTTTATAACCCCCGAGGACCTCATTAAGAAGCTACACTACAGATA CACAAGCTTTTGCCATAGTCCAGACACGTTCAAGAAGCGAGTCAGCAAGAATACCTTCTTTGTCTTGGTGCGTGTGGTGGACGAGCTCTG CCTGGTGGAGCTGACGGAGGACAtcctgaagcagctgatggACCTGGTCTTCACGCTGGTCTGCAACGGGGAGCTGAGCTTGGCCCGGGTCTTGCGCAAGAACATCCTGGACAAGGTGGAGCAGAAGAAGCTGCTGCGCTACACCAACTCGCTCAAGCCGCTCGCCGCCCGGGGCGTCTCGGCAAG GCCCGGAACGCTGCACGATTTCCGCAGTCACGAGATCGCGGACCAGCTCACGCTTCTCGACGCCGAGCTCTTCTACAAGATTGAG aTTCCGGAGGTGTTGCTTTGGGCCAAAGAGCAAAACGAAGAGAAGAGTCCCAACCTGACGCAGTTCACAGAGCACTTTAACAACATGAGCTACTG GGTGCGCTCTCTAATCATTCAGCAAGAGAAAGCCCAAGACCGAGAGAAGCTGCTCCTCAAGTTCATCAAGATCATGAAG CACTTAAGAAAGCTGAACAACTTCAACTCGTACCTGGCCATCCTGTCCGCCCTGGACTCGGCACCCATCCGGAGGTTGGAGTGGCAGAAGCAGACGTCGGAG GGATTGGAGGAATATTGCACGTTGATTGACAGCTCGTCGTCCTTCCGGGCGTACCGGGCCGCTCTGGCCGAAGTGGAGCCTCCCTGCATCCCGTACTT GGGTCTCATCTTGCAGGACCTGACCTTTGTCCACCTGGGCAACCCCGACTTCATCGACGGCAAAGTCAACTTCTCCAAGCGATGGCAGCAGTTCAATATCTTGGACAGCATGCGCCGCTTCCAGCAAGT tCACTACGAGCTGAAACGCAACGACGACATCGTCTCCTTCTTCAACGACTTCAGCGACCACCTGGCCGAGGAGGCGCTGTGGGAGCTCTCGCTGAAGATCAAGCCGCGGAACATCGCCCGACGCAAGACGGAGCGGGACGAGAAGACTTAA